One segment of Mycolicibacterium sp. YH-1 DNA contains the following:
- a CDS encoding ABC transporter substrate-binding protein yields the protein MNRTPYRRAVPAAVTLVTALALAGCGGGSSTSDDSATGGTPVSGGSIVYATDREPTCLDPHNFGDMPQTYVARQYLDSLVSEKPDGSVVPWLADSWEVSPDGLTYTFKIRQGVKFHDGAPLDAAAVQANFEHILDPATESATDAGYLKPYYESSRAVDPSTFEVRLKSPYSALLPVLSQAFFGIQSPKAMARGLDQNCQAPVGTGPFIVKAWNRGQSVELDRNPDYNSAPADAKHQGPAYLDHVSWKFIEDGSVRFAAVQGRDADIVFNPPPQQDAALQADPNLVLQEFTHTGLPNGIALNTTHAPFDDTAVRQAFIHGANAEAAVRSAYLGVFDWEPGPLSSTTPYFKKDLRSFYELDRDKANKLLDDAGWTQRDADGFRTKDGKQLSATLVYSSDPGDTPPADVTLFQNIQAAEKEIGFNAVLKPLPQDQYFAAFSDKDAYDGLTGAYWNSPTPAVLSIVYSSDSLKAAPGNNMSWVQNPAIDDLVRKAAAATDVAEQARLYGEVQDIVAKDAYHLGLYPQTTRLVAKKRLKDVWIEPSEGEPVLHDAWLAP from the coding sequence GTGAACCGAACCCCCTATCGTCGTGCCGTCCCGGCCGCCGTCACCCTCGTCACCGCCCTGGCCCTGGCCGGTTGTGGTGGAGGCTCGAGCACTTCGGACGACTCGGCGACGGGCGGCACTCCGGTGAGCGGCGGCTCCATCGTCTACGCCACCGACCGCGAGCCGACCTGCCTCGATCCGCACAACTTCGGCGACATGCCGCAGACCTATGTCGCGCGGCAGTACCTCGACTCCCTGGTGTCGGAGAAGCCCGACGGCTCGGTGGTTCCGTGGCTGGCGGACTCATGGGAGGTCTCCCCCGACGGTCTGACCTACACGTTCAAGATCCGTCAGGGTGTCAAGTTCCACGACGGCGCACCACTGGATGCGGCCGCGGTGCAGGCGAACTTCGAGCACATCCTCGATCCGGCAACGGAGTCCGCCACCGACGCCGGCTACCTGAAGCCGTACTACGAGTCGTCGCGGGCCGTCGACCCCTCGACCTTCGAGGTGAGGCTGAAGTCCCCCTACTCGGCCCTGCTGCCGGTGCTCTCTCAGGCGTTCTTCGGGATTCAGTCACCCAAGGCGATGGCGCGCGGGCTGGATCAGAACTGCCAGGCACCGGTCGGTACCGGCCCGTTCATCGTCAAGGCATGGAATCGCGGGCAGAGTGTCGAGCTCGACCGCAACCCGGACTACAACTCCGCGCCTGCGGACGCCAAGCATCAGGGTCCGGCCTACCTCGACCACGTCAGCTGGAAGTTCATCGAGGACGGGTCGGTCCGATTCGCCGCCGTGCAGGGCCGCGACGCCGACATCGTCTTCAACCCGCCGCCTCAGCAGGACGCCGCGCTGCAGGCCGACCCCAATCTGGTGCTGCAGGAGTTCACCCACACCGGGCTGCCCAACGGGATCGCGCTCAACACCACGCACGCCCCGTTCGATGACACCGCGGTCCGTCAGGCGTTCATCCACGGCGCCAACGCCGAAGCCGCCGTCCGCAGCGCCTATCTCGGCGTCTTCGACTGGGAGCCGGGTCCGCTGTCGTCGACCACCCCGTACTTCAAGAAGGACCTGCGCAGCTTCTACGAACTCGACAGGGACAAGGCCAACAAGCTGCTCGACGACGCGGGCTGGACGCAGCGCGACGCCGACGGCTTCCGCACCAAGGACGGCAAGCAGCTGAGCGCGACGCTGGTCTACTCGTCCGACCCCGGGGACACCCCACCGGCCGATGTCACTCTGTTCCAGAACATTCAGGCCGCGGAGAAGGAGATCGGCTTCAACGCCGTGCTCAAGCCGCTGCCCCAGGATCAGTACTTCGCCGCGTTCAGCGACAAGGACGCCTACGACGGTCTCACGGGTGCGTACTGGAACAGCCCGACGCCCGCGGTGCTCTCCATCGTCTACTCGTCGGACTCGTTGAAGGCCGCTCCCGGCAACAACATGTCGTGGGTGCAGAACCCGGCCATTGACGATCTGGTCCGCAAGGCCGCGGCGGCGACCGATGTCGCCGAGCAGGCGCGACTCTACGGCGAGGTGCAGGACATCGTCGCCAAGGACGCCTACCACCTCGGGCTGTAC